One region of Corvus moneduloides isolate bCorMon1 chromosome 1, bCorMon1.pri, whole genome shotgun sequence genomic DNA includes:
- the TSPAN13 gene encoding tetraspanin-13 isoform X2: MKRGRLVSLLLIGIAAWGIGFGLISSFRVVGVVIAVGVFLFFIALVGLIGAVKHHQVLLFFYMIILLLVFIVQFSVSCACLALNEEQQSELLEVGWSNTNSARTDIERNLNCCGFRVFYANETCAADCLRTLHCRPCAPIMEEYSGMVLRFVGGIGLFFSFTEILGVWLTYRYRNQKDPRANPSAFI; encoded by the exons cTGGTGAGCCTGCTGCTGATCGGAATTGCAGCATGGGGAATTGGCTTCGGCCTCATCTCTAGTTTCAGAGTCGTTGGAGTGGTAATTGCAGTAGGAGTCTTCCTCTTCTTTATTGCCTTAGTTGGATTGATTGGTGCAGTGAAACATCATCAAGTATTGCTATTCTTC TACATGATTATTCTTCTGCTAGTCTTTATTGTTCAGTTTTCTGTCTCATGTGCGTGTTTGGCACTAAATGAGGAACAGCAG AGTGAACTTCTAGAGGTGGGATGGAGTAACACCAACAGCGCAAGAACAGATATTGAGAGAAATCTGAATTGTTGTGGATTCAGAGTTTTTTATGCGAATGAAACCTGCGCCGCT GATTGTCTTAGAACTCTCCACTGTAGACCATGTGCACCGATAATGGAAGAATATTCTGGAATGGTGCTGAGATTTGTCGGAGGGATTGGGCTCTTCTTCAGTTTCACAGAG attctGGGAGTCTGGCTGACTTACAGATACAGGAACCAAAAGGATCCCCGTGCAAATCCTAGTGCATTTATTTGA
- the TSPAN13 gene encoding tetraspanin-13 isoform X1 — protein sequence MACGGFACSKNCLCALNLLYTLVSLLLIGIAAWGIGFGLISSFRVVGVVIAVGVFLFFIALVGLIGAVKHHQVLLFFYMIILLLVFIVQFSVSCACLALNEEQQSELLEVGWSNTNSARTDIERNLNCCGFRVFYANETCAADCLRTLHCRPCAPIMEEYSGMVLRFVGGIGLFFSFTEILGVWLTYRYRNQKDPRANPSAFI from the exons cTGGTGAGCCTGCTGCTGATCGGAATTGCAGCATGGGGAATTGGCTTCGGCCTCATCTCTAGTTTCAGAGTCGTTGGAGTGGTAATTGCAGTAGGAGTCTTCCTCTTCTTTATTGCCTTAGTTGGATTGATTGGTGCAGTGAAACATCATCAAGTATTGCTATTCTTC TACATGATTATTCTTCTGCTAGTCTTTATTGTTCAGTTTTCTGTCTCATGTGCGTGTTTGGCACTAAATGAGGAACAGCAG AGTGAACTTCTAGAGGTGGGATGGAGTAACACCAACAGCGCAAGAACAGATATTGAGAGAAATCTGAATTGTTGTGGATTCAGAGTTTTTTATGCGAATGAAACCTGCGCCGCT GATTGTCTTAGAACTCTCCACTGTAGACCATGTGCACCGATAATGGAAGAATATTCTGGAATGGTGCTGAGATTTGTCGGAGGGATTGGGCTCTTCTTCAGTTTCACAGAG attctGGGAGTCTGGCTGACTTACAGATACAGGAACCAAAAGGATCCCCGTGCAAATCCTAGTGCATTTATTTGA